The region CCGTTAAATCAAGGCATCAATCATGAAAACGTTCATCCATCAAATCCCGGCCAAAACCCTGCTGCTCGCACTCGGGTTGGTGGTCGCCGGATGGCAACCCATCATTGCCCAGAATACGCCCTTCGAGCAGCAGTCCGTTACGACCAACGACCCCAATCAATCGCTTTCGTCGACCATAGCTCCCTACCGTGACGATGTTCGGCAGTCGGTTTTACTGGCTGCGGGTCAGCCGCAGATCATAAATGGTCTGGTAGCGCAGCGAGCCGCCAGTCAGCAGGCGTTTACCCGTCTGATTCAGACGTATGGGCAGACCAAGCAGGGCTGGTTTTATGACCTGTCCCGCTTTCCCGATGTTATGCATACGCTGGCAACACTGCCCGCAGGTTCGAGTGAGCAGGAGGTGAAGGAACTGGCCAAAAGCTTGCCCACCGATACGCAGGAAGCAGCCTGGAAACTGTACCGGCATCATTATGACGATCTGGTTCAGGCCGACAATATCAGCCAGCAGGCACAACAGGCTTTTGACACGATGATTGCCCCCCTCGACAGTCAGACGCAACAGGCGTTCCGGCAATTGATCGAGATGCCGGACGTGCTCACCAAACTAACCGAGCGGCCCGAGCAGACAGCTCAGCTTGGCGAAGCGTACCGCAACAACCCCGATCAGGTAACAAAAGACCTGACCGCCCTGCATGATACACTCCAGGCACAAAGTCAGCAGGAACTGGCCGATTACCAGAATCAATTGAATCAGGACCCGCAGGCGCGGCAGGAGTTACAGCAGGCCGGGCAGGCCTACGCGCAGGCGAATGGCTATAAAACGGGTGGTATCAACCCCAATCCGGCCTG is a window of Spirosoma linguale DSM 74 DNA encoding:
- a CDS encoding hypothetical protein (KEGG: bja:bll5175 hypothetical protein); its protein translation is MKTFIHQIPAKTLLLALGLVVAGWQPIIAQNTPFEQQSVTTNDPNQSLSSTIAPYRDDVRQSVLLAAGQPQIINGLVAQRAASQQAFTRLIQTYGQTKQGWFYDLSRFPDVMHTLATLPAGSSEQEVKELAKSLPTDTQEAAWKLYRHHYDDLVQADNISQQAQQAFDTMIAPLDSQTQQAFRQLIEMPDVLTKLTERPEQTAQLGEAYRNNPDQVTKDLTALHDTLQAQSQQELADYQNQLNQDPQARQELQQAGQAYAQANGYKTGGINPNPAWVNSSYYYQNPYPFWFGYPYWYTSAMWYPSAWWYGTGFYYGMGGNMVVFGLPSFGFSNWFFRTGYTYYPHLYGRYNQYYNRYAGMGMNRGFTPANAGFMSAAHRAFGSPAGLSSSRANWLNSGRQYNGSSRGFSGGGRVAAPSTNFGGSRIQSWGGGGMRSFGGGSFGGGFHGGGGFHGGGRR